A single genomic interval of Lathyrus oleraceus cultivar Zhongwan6 chromosome 7, CAAS_Psat_ZW6_1.0, whole genome shotgun sequence harbors:
- the LOC127106683 gene encoding D-xylose-proton symporter-like 2 has translation MASDPEQPPVSSFSQERKSSAEVTTEREPLLNGFHASENYSISAAILPFLFPAFGGLLFGYDIGATSSATVSIQSPSQSGITWYNLDSVQIGLLTSGSLYGALIGSVLAFNIADFLGRRRELIVAALLYLVGALITALAPTFLVLVAGRLVFGIGIGLAMHAAPMYIAETAPTPIRGQLISLKEFFIVIGIVAGYGLGSLWVDTVAGWRYMYGISSPIAVIMGFGMWWLPASPRWLLLRAIQRKGDVQNLKDTAILSLCQLQGRTFHDSAPQQVDDIMAELSYIGVENEVTFVEMFRGKCKKALVISAGLVLFQQITGQPSVLYYAASILQSAGFSLASDATRVSILLGVFKLIMTGVAVVVVDRLGRRPLLLGGVSGIVVSLFLLGSYYIFLDNAAVLAVVGLLLYVGCYQISFGPMGWLMIAEIFPLRLRGRGLSIAVLVNFAANALVTFAFSPLKDLLGAGILLYIFCAIAVASLVFIYFIVPETKGLTLEEIEAKCL, from the exons ATGGCGTCTGATCCTGAACAACCCCCAGTTTCCTCTTTCTCACAG GAAAGAAAGTCGTCCGCGGAGGTTACAACTGAAAGGGAGCCTCTGCTTAATGGGTTTCATGCCTCTGAAAACTATTCCATCTCTGCTGCAATTCTCCC ATTTCTCTTCCCAGCCTTTGGTGGTCTACTATTTGGTTACGACATTGGTGCCACATCTAGTGCAACAGTCTCCATCCAG TCGCCATCACAAAGTGGAATAACTTGGTATAACTTAGACTCTGTTCAAATTGGCCTTCTT ACTAGTGGGTCATTATATGGTGCCTTAATAGGCTCTGTGTTGGCCTTCAATATTGCTGACTTCCTAG GGAGAAGAAGAGAGCTGATTGTAGCTGCACTGCTGTATCTTGTTGGAGCCCTTATAACAGCATTAGCTCCTACTTTTCTTGTATTGGTGGCTGGGAGATTGGTGTTTGGAATAGGAATTGGATTG GCAATGCATGCTGCTCCAATGTACATTGCAGAGACAGCTCCAACGCCAATACGTGGACAACTAATCTCTCTGAAAGAATTCTTTATAGTGATTGGGATCGTT GCAGGGTATGGACTAGGTAGCTTGTGGGTAGACACTGTTGCTGGATGGCGGTATATGTATGGAATTAGTAGCCCTATTGCAGTAATAATGGGATTTGGAATGTGGTGGCTCCCAGCTTCTCCTAGATGGCTACTTTTGCGTGCTATACAGAGAAAAGGGGATGTTCAGAATTTGAAAGACACAGCAATTCTTAGTTTGTGCCAGCTTCAAGGTCGGACATTTCATGATTCTGCACCTCAGCAAGTAGATGATATAATGGCAGAGCTTTCCTATATAGGGGTAGAAAATGAGGTTACCTTTGTAGAAATGTTCCGTGGAAAATGCAAGAAGGCCCTCGTGATTAGTGCAGGATTGGTCTTGTTTCAACAG ATTACAGGACAACCGAGTGTTCTCTACTACGCCGCATCAATCCTTCAG AGTGCAGGGTTCTCCTTAGCATCTGATGCTACCCGGGTTTCTATTCTCCTTGGTGTATTTAAG TTGATCATGACCGGAGTGGCTGTTGTCGTTGTTGATAGACTTGGAAGGAGACCTTTACTTCTTGGAGGAGTTTCCGGAATA GTGGTCTCCTTATTCTTACTGGGTTCATATTACATATTCTTGGATAATGCGGCAGTTCTTGCTGTAGTTGGTCTGCTACTCTATGTCGGGTGTTATCAG ATTTCCTTTGGTCCAATGGGTTGGCTTATGATAGCAGAGATTTTTCCCTTGCGCTTAAGAGGTCGAGGACTCAGTATAGCAGTTCTCGTCAATTTTGCGGCAAACGCCCTCGTTACATTCGCCTTTTCCCCACTGAAG GATTTACTGGGAGCAGGAATTTTGCTTTACATATTTTGCGCAATAGCAGTGGCGTCCCTTGTGTTCATATACTTCATTGTACCAGAAACCAAGGGGCTTACACTAGAGGAAATTGAAGCAAAATGCCTGTAA